A window from Gemmatimonadaceae bacterium encodes these proteins:
- a CDS encoding GMC family oxidoreductase gives MVETTHFDAIVVGSGISGGWAAKELTEHGLKTLVLEAGGPIDPNTDFVEHVQPWQMHFRGMGDRKALERDYPVQRGCYACDEMGHKFFVKDAENPYTTPDNAPFKWFRGRQVGGRSITWGRQVYRWSDLDFGANARDGHGNDWPIRYQDIAPWYSHVERFIGVTGAPEGLSQLPDGEFLPAMPMTVVEEYARPKILSKFGGERVMTIGRAAILTQNHNGRLACHYCGPCERGCITHSYFNSLGSTLPAARTTGNLTLRPNSVVAEVLYDPKRGRARGVRVIDANTMQSREYTARVVFLCASAIESVRLLLNSKSTRFPDGLANSSGILGRYVMDHHYGSGASGTVPGFTDRRTTGRRPNGIYIARFRNVKSQHPDFLRGYGMQGGSGRDGWGRGGRMPGYGTDFKNSLINELGPWSLSASGWGETLPNEANRVTLDDTVKDKWGVPSARIEVRWRDNEKAMDKDMQTAMAEMLDAAGCTNIRTHGSSNPPGHCIHEMGGARMSKTANDGVLNRWNQAWDVKNLFITDGACMASNGCQNPSITYMALTARAVDHAVREMKAGAL, from the coding sequence ATGGTTGAAACCACGCACTTCGACGCGATCGTCGTCGGCTCGGGAATCAGCGGAGGCTGGGCCGCGAAGGAGCTCACCGAGCACGGCCTGAAAACGCTCGTGCTCGAGGCGGGCGGCCCGATCGATCCGAATACCGATTTCGTCGAGCACGTGCAGCCGTGGCAGATGCACTTCCGCGGCATGGGCGACCGCAAGGCGCTCGAGCGCGACTATCCGGTTCAGCGTGGCTGCTACGCGTGCGATGAGATGGGCCACAAGTTCTTCGTGAAGGACGCGGAGAATCCGTACACCACGCCCGATAACGCGCCGTTCAAGTGGTTCCGTGGCCGACAGGTTGGCGGGCGTTCGATCACGTGGGGTAGGCAAGTCTATCGCTGGAGCGATCTGGATTTCGGCGCGAATGCACGGGACGGCCACGGCAACGATTGGCCGATTCGTTACCAGGACATCGCGCCGTGGTACTCGCATGTCGAGCGCTTCATCGGCGTGACCGGCGCGCCCGAGGGATTGTCGCAGCTGCCGGATGGCGAATTTCTCCCCGCGATGCCGATGACCGTCGTCGAGGAATACGCGCGACCCAAGATCCTTTCGAAGTTCGGCGGCGAGCGCGTGATGACGATCGGCCGCGCGGCGATCCTGACGCAGAATCACAACGGCCGCCTGGCGTGCCACTACTGCGGCCCGTGCGAGCGCGGCTGCATCACGCACTCGTACTTCAATAGTCTTGGCTCGACGTTGCCCGCGGCGCGCACGACGGGCAATCTCACGCTGCGGCCGAACAGCGTCGTGGCCGAAGTGTTGTACGATCCGAAGCGCGGTCGCGCGCGCGGCGTGCGTGTGATCGACGCCAACACGATGCAGTCGCGTGAATACACGGCGCGTGTCGTATTTCTATGTGCGTCGGCGATCGAGTCGGTGCGTCTCCTGTTGAACTCGAAGAGCACGCGCTTTCCGGACGGCCTCGCGAACTCGAGCGGCATTCTGGGCCGCTACGTGATGGATCATCACTATGGATCAGGGGCGTCGGGAACCGTGCCGGGCTTCACCGACAGGCGCACGACGGGGCGGAGGCCGAACGGCATCTACATCGCGCGATTCCGCAATGTGAAATCCCAGCATCCGGACTTTCTGCGCGGCTACGGCATGCAGGGCGGATCGGGCCGCGATGGGTGGGGCCGCGGCGGGCGGATGCCGGGCTACGGCACCGACTTCAAGAATTCTCTCATCAACGAGCTGGGTCCCTGGTCGCTGTCGGCGTCGGGATGGGGTGAGACGCTGCCCAACGAAGCCAATCGTGTGACGCTCGACGACACCGTGAAGGACAAGTGGGGCGTGCCGTCGGCGCGCATCGAGGTGCGGTGGCGCGACAATGAAAAGGCAATGGACAAGGACATGCAGACCGCGATGGCCGAGATGCTGGACGCCGCGGGCTGCACGAACATCCGCACGCATGGCTCGAGCAATCCGCCGGGCCACTGCATTCACGAGATGGGCGGCGCGCGCATGAGCAAGACGGCGAACGACGGTGTGCTCAATCGCTGGAATCAGGCGTGGGACGTCAAGAACCTGTTCATCACCGACGGCGCGTGCATGGCGAGCAACGGGTGTCAGAATCCGAGCATTACGTACATGGCGTTGACGGCGCGGGCGGTGGATCATGCGGTGCGGGAGATGAAGGCAGGCGCGCTGTGA
- a CDS encoding TIM barrel protein: MSDRRSVLRAMASAVAATALGTTKSVAQRPSPIAHRVRQSLSRWCYARIPLDDLCETAKSIGYASVELLDEKDWSVVKSHGLACAMANGFGSIPVGFNRPDHHDKLVADAEALLPKAAAAGVPNIVCFSGNRAGLSDGEGIANCVAGLKRVTPAAEQHGVTLCLEVLNSKVDHKDYQADHTAWAAEVVKGVDSPRLKILYDIYHMQIMEGDIIRTIRTYYPFIGHFHTGGVPGRNEIDDTQELNYHRVMQAIADLGYTGYVGQEFVPKGDPVAGMKQAFEICNV; this comes from the coding sequence ATGTCTGACCGGCGGAGCGTTCTGCGTGCGATGGCTTCCGCGGTGGCGGCGACCGCGCTCGGCACGACGAAATCGGTCGCCCAGCGCCCATCGCCCATCGCCCATCGCGTACGGCAGTCGTTGTCGCGCTGGTGCTACGCCCGGATCCCCCTCGACGACCTCTGCGAGACCGCGAAGAGCATCGGCTACGCCTCGGTCGAGCTGCTCGACGAAAAGGATTGGAGCGTGGTGAAGAGTCACGGCCTGGCGTGCGCCATGGCCAACGGTTTCGGCTCGATTCCCGTCGGCTTCAATCGGCCGGATCATCACGACAAGCTCGTCGCCGATGCCGAGGCGCTGCTTCCCAAAGCGGCGGCGGCGGGGGTGCCGAACATCGTCTGCTTCAGTGGCAATCGCGCGGGTTTGTCCGACGGCGAAGGCATCGCGAATTGCGTCGCGGGCCTCAAGCGGGTGACGCCGGCGGCCGAGCAGCACGGCGTGACGCTCTGCCTCGAGGTGCTGAACAGCAAGGTCGATCACAAGGACTACCAGGCCGATCACACGGCCTGGGCCGCCGAGGTGGTGAAGGGCGTCGATTCGCCGCGATTAAAGATCTTATATGATATTTATCATATGCAGATCATGGAAGGCGACATCATCCGGACCATCCGGACCTATTACCCGTTCATCGGCCACTTCCATACCGGCGGCGTGCCGGGCCGGAACGAGATCGACGACACGCAGGAGCTCAATTACCATCGCGTCATGCAGGCAATCGCCGACCTGGGATACACCGGCTACGTCGGCCAGGAGTTCGTGCCCAAAGGCGACCCGGTCGCCGGCATGAAGCAGGCGTTCGAGATCTGTAACGTCTGA
- a CDS encoding ATP-binding protein, whose product MDDGPAASESSGTTNVGALAPASTPAWAQFALLVENLRDGITVQDMRGRLVYANERGARMSGYDSAAALLAAPVGDYLRRFEVCDASGVPLPIEGLPGRVAIQRGHADAVLRVRERATGRERWSEVRAYAVRNDGKLGETQFIVNVIRDVTEMIQQQLLLEEQANELEKHSAQAHALAHELERTNAELAASLVLAEESRSLAEQRAELLAHLHALTLSLSHAPAPRDVAEIAVEEGRVAVGADHASLWLLSDDESLIRLERYHAMPDGLATQYQELPADAPFPPADAIRSGETVVFEDQASLIARYPNLIELVERSGVASGISMPVRVGGRMIGALTYTYAAERSFSADFVASLRTFGKGVGLALDSTRTREALETARADAEAASEAKSSFLATMSHELRTPLNAIVGFTDLLQMGIVGAPTPLQAGYLERIRKSTEHLRQLIDDVLDLSRIEAGGLAVTVQIASAQEVMNEAVSLVRQDALDRGLTLDHTCRNAINYLGDPLRVRQILVNLLSNAIKFTPSGGSVHLMCSPANDIPGTVVFVCEDTGVGIPREELDRIFEPFTQTGHVYTRTHGGTGLGLAISRRLARMMGGDVAVLSAVGKGSRFALTLPSRQLGT is encoded by the coding sequence ATGGATGACGGGCCGGCAGCCAGCGAATCGTCGGGAACAACAAATGTCGGGGCGCTCGCGCCAGCATCCACTCCCGCGTGGGCGCAGTTCGCGCTGCTCGTCGAGAATCTTCGCGACGGCATTACGGTGCAGGACATGCGCGGGCGGCTCGTCTACGCGAACGAGCGTGGCGCGCGAATGAGCGGCTACGACTCCGCCGCCGCCCTGCTCGCCGCCCCGGTCGGCGACTACCTCCGCCGGTTCGAGGTGTGCGACGCCAGCGGCGTTCCGCTTCCGATCGAGGGACTGCCCGGACGTGTCGCCATTCAGCGCGGCCACGCCGACGCCGTACTTCGCGTGCGCGAACGCGCCACCGGCCGCGAACGGTGGTCCGAAGTGCGCGCGTACGCCGTGCGCAACGACGGCAAGCTTGGCGAGACGCAGTTCATCGTGAACGTCATTCGCGACGTCACCGAAATGATTCAGCAGCAGCTGCTGCTCGAGGAGCAGGCGAACGAGCTCGAGAAACACAGCGCGCAAGCCCACGCGCTTGCCCATGAGCTCGAGCGCACGAATGCGGAGCTGGCGGCGTCGCTGGTTCTCGCCGAAGAGTCGCGCTCGCTGGCGGAGCAGCGCGCCGAGCTGCTGGCGCATCTGCATGCGCTCACGCTCTCGCTCTCGCACGCGCCGGCGCCGCGGGATGTGGCGGAGATCGCGGTCGAGGAAGGCCGCGTCGCGGTTGGCGCCGACCACGCGTCGCTGTGGCTGCTGAGCGACGACGAATCGTTGATTCGTCTCGAGCGCTATCACGCGATGCCCGACGGCCTGGCGACGCAGTACCAGGAGTTGCCGGCCGACGCGCCGTTCCCGCCGGCCGACGCGATTCGCTCGGGCGAGACCGTGGTGTTCGAGGATCAAGCGTCGCTCATCGCGCGATATCCGAATCTCATCGAGCTGGTCGAGCGCAGCGGGGTCGCGTCGGGCATCTCGATGCCGGTGCGCGTCGGTGGCCGAATGATCGGCGCGCTCACCTACACGTACGCCGCCGAGCGTAGTTTCTCGGCCGACTTTGTGGCGAGTCTGCGGACATTCGGGAAGGGAGTCGGGCTGGCGCTCGACAGCACGCGAACGCGTGAAGCGCTCGAGACGGCGCGCGCCGATGCCGAAGCGGCGAGCGAAGCAAAATCGTCGTTCCTGGCGACGATGAGCCACGAGCTTCGCACGCCGCTCAACGCGATCGTCGGCTTCACGGATCTCTTACAGATGGGCATTGTCGGGGCGCCGACCCCGTTGCAGGCCGGCTATCTCGAGCGCATCCGCAAGAGTACGGAGCATCTGCGACAATTGATCGACGACGTGCTCGACCTCTCGCGCATCGAGGCGGGAGGGCTGGCGGTCACCGTGCAGATCGCGTCCGCGCAGGAAGTGATGAACGAAGCAGTATCGCTCGTGCGCCAGGACGCGCTCGATCGCGGCCTCACGCTCGACCACACGTGCCGGAACGCGATCAACTACCTGGGCGATCCGCTGCGCGTGCGTCAGATCCTCGTGAACCTGCTCTCGAACGCCATCAAGTTCACGCCAAGCGGCGGCTCGGTGCACTTGATGTGCTCCCCGGCGAACGACATTCCGGGGACGGTGGTGTTCGTCTGCGAGGACACCGGCGTCGGAATTCCGCGCGAAGAGCTCGATCGAATCTTCGAGCCGTTTACGCAGACGGGACATGTCTACACGCGCACGCACGGCGGAACGGGACTGGGGCTGGCGATCAGCCGCCGGCTGGCGCGCATGATGGGCGGCGACGTGGCGGTGTTGAGCGCGGTCGGCAAGGGATCGCGCTTCGCGCTGACGTTGCCGAGCCGGCAGCTCGGCACCTGA
- a CDS encoding M20/M25/M40 family metallo-hydrolase — protein sequence MIDDAVAHLRRMIQIDTTNPPGNELPLAKYIERTLSAAGVETQLFEPVTGRAHLIGRLRGDGSAPPILITAHMDVVGVERESWSVDPFGGEIRHGALYGRGAIDDKGMLAANLAAMLAAKRDVDAGRLRLRRDVIFAATSDEETGGAYGLGWMIANHPDAIRAEYALNEGGRIRIVDGKPLYAAVQTTEKAAHVVTITAHGPSGHASVPLAGNAVARLARAVAIVTAHQEPVRLIPTVREFFARLSAIWPEANVAAAMRDVGADDKSVAERGYAELCRLPMYNAVLRTGISATVMSAGMRHNVIPAEATATLSVRTLPRDSIDDVVHRLQAMVADDAVTIAVTSRGTDAPASDHQSPMFAAIRDAVTSLDPSIVTVPYMSTGATESAQLRAWGVQTFGLLPFPLDADDESRMHGNDERVPLNSLEFGTRLVFDVVRRMAVIPSEARNLTSW from the coding sequence ATGATCGACGACGCCGTGGCGCACCTGCGCCGCATGATCCAGATCGACACCACCAATCCGCCAGGCAACGAGCTGCCGCTGGCGAAGTACATCGAACGGACGCTCTCGGCGGCGGGAGTCGAGACGCAGCTGTTCGAGCCCGTGACGGGGCGCGCGCACCTCATCGGCCGCCTGCGCGGCGATGGAAGCGCGCCGCCGATTCTCATCACCGCGCACATGGACGTGGTGGGTGTCGAGCGCGAGTCGTGGAGCGTCGATCCGTTCGGCGGTGAGATTCGTCATGGCGCGCTCTATGGCCGCGGCGCGATCGACGACAAGGGCATGCTGGCGGCGAATCTCGCGGCGATGCTTGCCGCCAAGCGCGACGTCGACGCCGGGCGGCTCAGGCTTCGCCGCGACGTCATCTTCGCGGCGACGTCCGACGAGGAAACCGGCGGCGCGTATGGGTTGGGATGGATGATCGCGAATCATCCCGACGCCATCCGCGCCGAGTATGCGTTGAACGAGGGCGGGCGAATTCGCATCGTCGATGGGAAGCCGCTGTACGCCGCGGTGCAGACGACCGAGAAGGCGGCGCACGTCGTGACGATCACGGCGCATGGGCCGAGCGGGCACGCGTCTGTGCCGCTCGCGGGGAACGCTGTCGCGCGGCTGGCGAGGGCCGTTGCCATCGTTACGGCGCATCAAGAGCCGGTGCGACTCATTCCCACCGTGCGCGAATTCTTCGCGCGGCTGAGCGCCATCTGGCCAGAGGCGAATGTCGCGGCGGCGATGCGCGACGTCGGCGCGGACGACAAGAGTGTCGCCGAGCGCGGATACGCCGAGCTCTGTCGGTTGCCGATGTACAACGCGGTGCTGCGCACGGGAATCTCGGCGACGGTGATGTCGGCGGGCATGCGCCACAATGTGATTCCGGCCGAGGCCACAGCGACGCTCAGCGTGCGGACGTTGCCGCGCGATTCGATCGACGACGTGGTCCATAGGCTGCAGGCTATGGTTGCCGACGATGCCGTGACGATCGCGGTGACGTCGCGTGGAACCGATGCGCCGGCGTCCGATCATCAATCGCCGATGTTCGCCGCGATTCGGGACGCCGTTACGTCGCTCGACCCGTCGATCGTGACGGTGCCGTACATGAGCACGGGAGCAACGGAGAGCGCGCAGCTGCGCGCCTGGGGCGTGCAGACGTTCGGCCTGCTGCCGTTTCCCCTCGATGCGGATGATGAATCACGCATGCATGGAAACGACGAGCGCGTGCCGTTGAACTCGTTGGAGTTCGGCACGCGGCTCGTGTTTGACGTGGTGCGGCGAATGGCTGTCATTCCGAGCGAAGCGAGGAATCTGACGTCCTGGTAG